The genomic region TGGAGATGCTTTCGGTGCAGGACGAAGTCACATCTTTTCCCTCACGCTCCTGATCTTGTCCTCCATGCTCTGGTCGCGGTCGGTCCGGGTGCCGAGCTTGATGGTAGTGGTGATGCGGGGAGCCCCCATGCCGTGCACCACCTCGTGGCAGCGCTTGACGGCGGCAAACACCTCGTCCCATTCCCCCTCGATGTTGGTCCCGTAGCTGTGCAATGCAACCTTGAGCCCCGCCTCGACAAGTACCTTCTCGCATGCGGCAACGTAACTCGACACCGAGACGCCGACGCCAAGAGGAACCACGCAAAGATCTACCAGTACTTTCATCTCTTTTCTCCCGTCACAAAAGTTGGCGGTATCAACTCGAGCGACAATCATAGACCAAAG from Citrifermentans bremense harbors:
- a CDS encoding MTH1187 family thiamine-binding protein, with translation MKVLVDLCVVPLGVGVSVSSYVAACEKVLVEAGLKVALHSYGTNIEGEWDEVFAAVKRCHEVVHGMGAPRITTTIKLGTRTDRDQSMEDKIRSVREKM